In the genome of Brachypodium distachyon strain Bd21 chromosome 3, Brachypodium_distachyon_v3.0, whole genome shotgun sequence, the window GACGAAAAAACTGGGGGTAATCTACCACCTCGCCCTTGTCCCGCCCCATTTCTTCAACCAGGAACTTTACCCTGGGTTCCAAGCAGTGCTTGATACTCTTGATGAGAACAGGAGGGTATCCAGCTACCAATTCCATTATCTGGTCCTTACTGAATCCTGAGCTCTGTAGGAACTCCAAATTGGGCTGCAGAGTCTTGTCGACGTCTCGTGACAGTATACCAGGGAAATTCATGATGACCCTCTGGAGATTTGACCCCTGCAACCCGACTGCCGACTTGAGGAACTCGGCAGTAGGACGCAGACGTTTGTCGACGCTATAACCCATGATGTAAGGCTCCTTCGCCAGGATCTTGCCGATCATGCCCTCCTTGTCAATTCCAAGGCCAACAAAGAAGTCAATCGTCTGGGAGAACTTGGCCTCGATGCTGTAGCTGATGAGGCGTGGGTTGACCATGAGCAGCTTAGCGAGTTGCTTCTCAGAGATGGCCAGCGTCTCGAAGAAGGCAAGGAGAGGGCAGAGCTTCTCCTCCACGCTGTGGAACAGTATCGGCGGGAACTTGACGATGGCCTGCGCGACCTCCCCGGGCTTAGCCTGCAGCGTGTTGAGGCACTGGACCGTGGGGACGAGCTTGTCGCCAACAGACACCGTGAGCACCTTGGGGCACTTGGTGACCAAGTGCCGCAGCTTCCGCCGCTCGATGTTGACATCGTACAAGAGGTAGTCCCAGACGGCAGAGGCCTCGCCGGCGTCAAGCTTGGGCAGGTTCCTGCACCGCCTTGACATGCGCCCAATGGTCTCCTCGTCAAACCCTTTCTCCCTCAGCCACTGCGTCAGGCTCTTGGCATCGCCGCTGCCAACACCGGCCATTGCTGGGCTGTCTTGTGCTCGACAACTGAAACGCAATGAGGCATCATAAAAATATATCTCAGATCACGGGCGGAGgatgatttttgcctcagttacgaattggggaagattatgaaacggggatctaaagggcggaatccgttcgtggagtgatgggaggagaaacggtcgggagcgagagaatcgaaggggagattaacctgcggtggaggcgctcgagcgaggaggaagacgagccagGGGGCTCGGGCGCTCGGCACTCGGCAAGCGTGagagtggcggcgctcgcgcgaggaggaagaagatccgcGGAGCGAGAGGGCTGGGTCGCTCGGCAAGGAGATAAGAGGCTGGGCAAACTGCAGGGAGAAGGATTTAGCGAAGTTAGTCACCTGACTTTGGACGGCTGTCATATGGGTCCCATGACCtgttggtccacatgtcagccaTCCAAAATCAGGTGACGTTACGTCACTGAATCCAAGTCCAAAC includes:
- the LOC100827502 gene encoding transcription termination factor MTERF6, chloroplastic/mitochondrial, which produces MAGVGSGDAKSLTQWLREKGFDEETIGRMSRRCRNLPKLDAGEASAVWDYLLYDVNIERRKLRHLVTKCPKVLTVSVGDKLVPTVQCLNTLQAKPGEVAQAIVKFPPILFHSVEEKLCPLLAFFETLAISEKQLAKLLMVNPRLISYSIEAKFSQTIDFFVGLGIDKEGMIGKILAKEPYIMGYSVDKRLRPTAEFLKSAVGLQGSNLQRVIMNFPGILSRDVDKTLQPNLEFLQSSGFSKDQIMELVAGYPPVLIKSIKHCLEPRVKFLVEEMGRDKGEVVDYPQFFRHGLKRSLEYRHKILKKMNSRCSLSEMLDCNQKKFAMKFGLVAAAV